The following are from one region of the Bradyrhizobium septentrionale genome:
- the hisE gene encoding phosphoribosyl-ATP diphosphatase — MSDSIDRLYQAVIAAKDLDPAISRTARLFQRGPAKMAKKLAEEAIEVVIDAVAGKSDAVVRESADLFYNLTVLWASAGVKPEDVWREMERRERLLGIAEKLPKSPVKLPKTAPVPVVRRRIVALENRLRKR; from the coding sequence ATGAGTGATTCGATCGATCGGCTCTACCAGGCGGTGATCGCGGCCAAGGATCTTGATCCGGCAATTTCGCGCACGGCACGGCTGTTCCAGCGCGGCCCGGCCAAGATGGCCAAGAAGCTCGCCGAGGAAGCGATCGAAGTCGTGATCGACGCCGTCGCCGGCAAGTCGGATGCCGTGGTCCGCGAAAGCGCCGACCTGTTCTACAACCTCACCGTTCTCTGGGCGTCGGCCGGCGTCAAGCCGGAGGACGTCTGGCGCGAGATGGAGCGGCGCGAGCGGCTACTCGGGATCGCCGAGAAGCTGCCGAAGTCGCCAGTCAAGCTGCCCAAAACTGCGCCCGTCCCGGTGGTTCGGCGCCGAATTGTCGCGCTGGAGAACCGGCTGCGCAAACGGTAG
- a CDS encoding D-alanyl-D-alanine carboxypeptidase family protein: MHFPRPLRPSLKWILAVAMLAIATPRMAQAEALLVVEADSGKVLQADNATMPWYPASLSKMMTAYVTLKAVKDGRVSLNTLLTVSPTASSQSPSKMGFRPGTQVTVDNALKMMLVKSANDMAVVLAEGIGGSIDGFAGMMNQTAQKLGMTQTSYVNPNGLPADGQITSARDMAILARAIIRDLPEYEYFVHIPSIRFGRRITPNFNKLIGRYPGADGFKTGFICASGYNLVASATRDGKRLIAVVLGASSGRMRAIRAAQLLDRGFANNNGLAWLRPSLGTVDNLVPIDASPPNLREEMCGGKHKRPASDEDGEDTVASAGSSSTNGEGGVAFFAAGLQAAMPKPSEMLAQAPAASEPVVVYTGPTKTGAALIAAVEADTEKMQPVKRGKGKHTRVTAKKPDAAADKGDAKSDKPAAKPVRHANAKPDSAAAKPAADKPAAAKPAATAKPAAAKPVAAKPKAADKPKADAKPAG, translated from the coding sequence GTGCATTTTCCTCGCCCGCTGCGCCCGTCGTTGAAATGGATTCTGGCTGTTGCGATGCTCGCCATCGCAACGCCGCGGATGGCGCAGGCCGAGGCGCTGCTGGTCGTCGAGGCCGATTCCGGCAAGGTGCTGCAGGCCGACAATGCGACGATGCCGTGGTATCCGGCTTCGCTCAGCAAGATGATGACGGCCTATGTGACGTTGAAGGCGGTCAAGGACGGCCGCGTGTCACTCAACACCTTGCTCACCGTCTCGCCGACCGCGTCGTCGCAGTCGCCCTCGAAGATGGGCTTCCGGCCCGGCACCCAGGTCACCGTCGACAACGCGCTGAAGATGATGCTGGTGAAGTCGGCCAACGACATGGCCGTGGTGCTGGCCGAGGGCATCGGCGGCTCGATCGACGGCTTTGCCGGGATGATGAACCAGACCGCGCAAAAGCTCGGCATGACGCAAACGAGCTACGTCAACCCGAACGGCCTGCCCGCCGACGGCCAGATCACCTCGGCGCGCGACATGGCGATCCTCGCCCGCGCCATCATCCGCGACCTGCCGGAATACGAATATTTCGTCCACATCCCGTCGATCCGCTTCGGCCGCCGCATCACGCCGAACTTCAACAAGCTGATCGGCCGCTATCCCGGCGCCGACGGCTTCAAGACCGGCTTCATCTGCGCCTCAGGCTACAATCTGGTGGCCTCGGCGACGCGCGACGGCAAGCGGCTGATCGCCGTGGTGCTCGGCGCCTCCTCGGGCCGCATGCGTGCGATCCGCGCCGCGCAGCTCCTGGATCGCGGCTTTGCCAATAATAACGGGCTGGCGTGGCTGCGGCCTTCGCTCGGCACCGTCGACAATCTGGTGCCGATCGATGCCTCGCCGCCGAACCTGCGCGAGGAGATGTGCGGCGGCAAGCACAAGCGGCCGGCCAGCGACGAGGACGGCGAGGACACCGTCGCCAGCGCCGGAAGCTCCAGCACCAACGGTGAAGGTGGCGTGGCCTTCTTCGCCGCCGGCCTGCAGGCCGCGATGCCGAAACCGTCAGAGATGCTGGCGCAGGCGCCGGCGGCGTCGGAGCCGGTCGTGGTTTATACGGGGCCGACCAAGACCGGCGCTGCGTTGATCGCCGCCGTCGAGGCCGACACCGAGAAGATGCAGCCGGTCAAGCGCGGCAAGGGCAAGCACACCCGCGTCACGGCCAAGAAGCCCGATGCGGCGGCCGACAAGGGCGACGCCAAATCCGACAAGCCGGCGGCCAAGCCGGTGCGTCACGCCAACGCCAAGCCAGATTCCGCAGCTGCGAAGCCGGCCGCGGACAAGCCGGCGGCCGCAAAGCCTGCCGCCACCGCAAAGCCCGCGGCAGCGAAGCCCGTGGCGGCAAAGCCGAAGGCGGCCGACAAGCCGAAGGCCGACGCCAAGCCGGCCGGCTAG
- a CDS encoding glucan ABC transporter ATP-binding protein/ permease, which produces MSMLRLYTRVLELLGKEARLGWILAAANMLLAGAQFAEPVLFGKIVDVLSGRPVTGLFATNSAWPLLVAWAAFGLFTIGCSAIVALQADRLAHRQRQAVLTDYFEHILQLPLTFHSGTHSGRLMKVMLNGTDALWRLWLGFFREHFAAIMSLIVLLPLALYINWRLAILLFALCVVFTVLTTLVVRKTYGMQSEVEAYYSDLSARASDALGNVALVQSFVRIDSEVQGLRYVADKLLAVQMPVLSWWALVTVITRASTTITVLAIFTVGIALHNEGLTTVGEIVMFVSFATMLIQKLEQVVSFINNVFMEAPRLQEFFDVLDAVPAVRDRPGAVDPGRLSGLVEFNDVSFSYDGKRPAIEDLSFTALPGQTIALVGSTGAGKSTAIALLHRAFDPQSGIIKVDGMDIRALKLTALRRNIGVVFQEALLFNRSLADNLRVGKPDATDEELRTAAARAQALDFIERSDKKFDTHAGERGRMLSGGERQRLSIARALLKDPPILILDEATSALDAVTEAKVNAALDEVMKGRTTFVIAHRLSTIRHATRILLFDQGRVIESGTFDELVAKGGRFAELARAQFMVHEQARAGIETP; this is translated from the coding sequence ATGTCCATGCTCCGCCTCTATACCCGCGTCCTCGAACTGCTCGGCAAGGAAGCGCGGCTCGGCTGGATCCTGGCGGCCGCCAACATGCTGCTCGCCGGCGCGCAATTCGCCGAGCCGGTGCTGTTCGGCAAGATCGTCGACGTGCTGTCGGGCCGGCCGGTCACCGGATTGTTCGCGACGAACTCGGCGTGGCCGCTGCTCGTCGCCTGGGCGGCGTTCGGCCTGTTCACGATCGGCTGCAGCGCGATCGTCGCGTTGCAGGCCGACCGGCTGGCGCACCGCCAGCGCCAGGCGGTGCTGACCGATTACTTCGAGCACATCCTGCAGCTGCCGCTGACCTTCCACTCCGGCACCCATTCCGGGCGGCTGATGAAGGTGATGCTGAACGGCACCGATGCGCTGTGGCGGCTCTGGCTCGGCTTCTTCCGCGAGCATTTCGCCGCGATCATGTCGCTGATCGTGCTGCTGCCGCTCGCGCTCTACATCAACTGGCGGCTGGCGATCCTGCTGTTCGCGCTCTGCGTCGTGTTCACCGTGCTGACCACGCTGGTGGTGCGCAAGACCTACGGCATGCAGAGCGAGGTCGAGGCCTATTACAGCGACCTCTCGGCGCGCGCCTCCGACGCGCTCGGCAATGTCGCGCTGGTGCAAAGCTTCGTGCGGATCGACTCCGAGGTGCAGGGCCTGCGCTACGTCGCCGACAAGCTGCTCGCGGTGCAGATGCCGGTGCTGTCATGGTGGGCGCTGGTCACCGTGATCACCCGCGCCTCGACCACCATCACGGTGCTCGCGATCTTCACCGTCGGCATCGCGCTCCACAACGAAGGTCTCACCACGGTCGGCGAGATCGTGATGTTCGTCTCGTTCGCCACCATGCTGATCCAGAAGCTCGAGCAGGTGGTGAGCTTCATCAACAATGTGTTCATGGAAGCACCGCGCCTGCAGGAGTTCTTCGACGTGCTCGATGCGGTGCCGGCGGTGCGCGACCGGCCGGGTGCGGTCGATCCCGGACGGCTGTCCGGGCTGGTCGAGTTCAACGACGTCTCGTTCTCCTATGACGGCAAGCGGCCGGCGATCGAGGATCTCTCCTTCACCGCACTGCCCGGCCAGACCATCGCGCTGGTCGGTTCGACCGGTGCCGGCAAGTCCACCGCGATCGCGCTGTTGCATCGCGCGTTCGATCCGCAATCCGGCATCATCAAGGTCGACGGTATGGACATCCGCGCGCTGAAGCTGACGGCGCTGCGGCGGAACATCGGCGTGGTGTTCCAGGAGGCGCTGCTGTTCAATCGCTCGCTCGCCGACAATCTGCGCGTCGGCAAGCCCGACGCGACCGATGAGGAACTGCGTACCGCCGCAGCGCGCGCGCAGGCGCTGGATTTCATCGAGCGCAGCGACAAGAAATTCGACACCCATGCCGGCGAACGCGGCCGCATGCTCTCAGGCGGCGAACGGCAGCGGCTGTCGATCGCGCGTGCGCTGTTGAAGGATCCGCCGATCCTGATCCTCGACGAGGCGACCAGCGCGCTCGACGCCGTCACCGAGGCCAAGGTGAATGCCGCTCTCGATGAAGTGATGAAGGGTCGCACCACATTTGTGATCGCGCACCGCCTGTCCACCATCCGCCACGCCACCCGCATCCTGCTGTTCGACCAGGGACGGGTGATCGAAAGCGGAACTTTCGATGAACTGGTGGCGAAAGGCGGGCGTTTTGCCGAGCTCGCACGGGCCCAGTTCATGGTCCATGAGCAGGCACGCGCCGGCATCGAGACACCATAA
- a CDS encoding NAD(P)H-dependent flavin oxidoreductase, whose product MSMPALFKGRLSLPVIGAPLFIISVPDLVIAQCKAGVVGSFPSLNARPPELLDEWLYRIKEELAAYDKAHPERPSAPFAVNQIVHKSNNRLDHDMALCEKHKVPMIISSLGAREELNQAVHGWGGIVFHDVINQKFAHKAIEKGADGLILVAAGAGGHAGTLSPFPFVSETRQWFDGPIALSGTIANGRAIRAARIIGADFAYIGSAFIATQEANAVESYKSMITNSSAEDIVYSNLFTGVHGNYLKPSIVAAGMDPENLPTSDPSKMSFGTDSSGERAKPKAWKEIWGSGQGVGSISKVVPAAELIARFKKEYDEAVDPAL is encoded by the coding sequence ATGTCCATGCCTGCTCTGTTCAAGGGCCGCCTGTCTCTTCCCGTGATCGGGGCGCCGCTGTTCATCATCTCCGTGCCCGACCTCGTCATCGCCCAGTGCAAGGCCGGCGTGGTCGGCTCGTTTCCGTCGCTGAACGCGCGGCCGCCGGAACTGCTCGACGAATGGCTGTACCGGATCAAGGAAGAGCTCGCCGCCTATGACAAGGCCCATCCGGAGCGGCCGTCGGCGCCGTTCGCGGTGAACCAGATCGTGCACAAGTCGAACAACCGGCTCGATCACGACATGGCGCTTTGCGAGAAGCACAAGGTGCCGATGATCATCTCCTCGCTCGGCGCGCGCGAGGAGCTCAACCAGGCCGTCCATGGCTGGGGCGGCATCGTCTTCCACGACGTGATCAATCAGAAGTTCGCGCACAAGGCGATCGAGAAGGGCGCCGACGGCCTGATCCTGGTCGCAGCCGGCGCCGGCGGTCATGCCGGCACGCTCTCGCCGTTCCCGTTCGTGTCGGAGACGCGGCAGTGGTTCGACGGACCCATTGCGCTGTCGGGCACGATTGCCAACGGCCGCGCCATCCGCGCCGCGCGCATCATCGGCGCCGACTTCGCCTATATCGGCTCCGCCTTCATCGCGACGCAGGAGGCGAACGCGGTCGAGAGCTACAAGAGCATGATCACCAATTCGTCCGCCGAGGACATCGTCTATTCCAACTTGTTCACCGGCGTGCACGGCAATTATTTGAAGCCGTCGATCGTCGCGGCCGGCATGGATCCGGAGAACCTGCCGACTTCCGATCCCTCGAAGATGAGCTTCGGCACCGATTCCTCCGGCGAGCGCGCCAAGCCGAAGGCCTGGAAGGAGATCTGGGGCTCGGGCCAGGGCGTCGGCAGCATTTCCAAGGTGGTGCCTGCCGCCGAGCTGATCGCTCGCTTCAAGAAAGAGTACGACGAAGCGGTCGATCCGGCGCTCTGA
- a CDS encoding DUF924 family protein, translating to MTDARLATPADIITFWLKAGRDRWYTRDDAFDAEIRSRFLVTWQKAAAGELSSWEANDDGALALTIVLDQFPRNLFRNDAKTFSSDPLAREVAGRAIDRGVDARIDPLLREFLYLPFEHSEHLADQQRCVALFRQCGGHPDNLRYAEDHADIIRRFGRFPHRNRVLGRQTTADEQAFLDAGGFSG from the coding sequence ATGACTGACGCGCGCCTCGCGACGCCGGCCGATATCATCACCTTCTGGCTAAAGGCCGGCCGTGACCGCTGGTACACGCGCGACGACGCGTTCGATGCCGAGATCCGCAGCCGCTTCCTCGTCACCTGGCAGAAGGCGGCTGCCGGCGAGCTGTCGTCATGGGAGGCGAACGACGACGGCGCCCTGGCGCTGACCATCGTGCTCGACCAGTTTCCCCGCAATCTGTTTCGCAACGACGCCAAGACTTTTTCCAGCGATCCGCTGGCGCGCGAGGTGGCAGGCCGGGCCATCGACCGCGGCGTCGACGCGCGGATCGATCCGCTGCTGCGCGAATTCCTCTATCTGCCTTTCGAGCATTCGGAGCATCTCGCCGACCAGCAGCGCTGCGTGGCGCTGTTTCGGCAATGCGGCGGCCATCCCGACAACCTCAGATATGCCGAGGACCACGCCGACATCATCCGCCGGTTCGGCCGCTTCCCGCACCGTAACCGCGTCCTCGGCCGCCAAACCACCGCGGATGAGCAGGCATTTCTCGACGCCGGCGGGTTTTCCGGCTGA
- a CDS encoding long-chain fatty acid--CoA ligase, which produces MERIWLKHYPAGVPADIDVTQYSSLVELLEESFKKFADRKAFICMDKSITYRELDEMSSALGAYLQSKGLQKGARVALMMPNVLQYPVATAAVLRAGYAVVNVNPLYTPRELEHQLKDSGAEAIIVLENFATTVQKVLPNTAVKQVIVGSMGDLLGFKGVIVNLVIRRVKKMVPAWSIPGAVSFNDALSAGRGMKLTKPTLTRQDVAFLQYTGGTTGVSKGATLIHQNVLANVLQNDAWLQPALKKPPHVDNMIIVCALPLYHIFALTACYLLGVRTGGTNLLIPNPRDMAGFIKELSKYQVSFFPAVNTLYNGLLNTPGFDKLDFSKLKIANGGGMATQRPVAEKWLKVTGTSLSEGYGLSETSPTLTCNPATIEEFSGTIGLPVPSTWLSIRDDDGNELPIGEAGEICAKGPQVMSGYWNRPDETARVMTADGYFRTGDIGVMDERGYTKIVDRKKDMILVSGFNVYPNEIEEVLASHPGVLECAVIGVPDAKSGEAVKAFVVKKDPNITAEDIIKFSATQLTAYKVPKQIEFRTDLPKTNVGKILRRELRDEKKAAA; this is translated from the coding sequence ATGGAGCGCATCTGGCTCAAGCACTATCCGGCCGGCGTGCCCGCCGATATCGACGTCACGCAATATTCGTCGCTGGTCGAATTGCTGGAAGAGAGCTTCAAGAAGTTCGCCGATCGCAAGGCGTTCATCTGCATGGACAAGTCGATCACCTATCGCGAGCTCGACGAGATGTCGTCGGCGCTCGGCGCCTACCTGCAGAGCAAGGGCCTGCAGAAGGGGGCGCGGGTCGCGCTGATGATGCCGAACGTGCTGCAATATCCGGTTGCGACCGCCGCCGTGCTGCGCGCCGGCTATGCCGTGGTCAACGTCAATCCGCTCTACACCCCGCGCGAGCTCGAGCATCAGCTCAAGGATTCCGGCGCGGAGGCGATCATCGTGCTGGAGAACTTTGCCACCACCGTGCAGAAGGTGCTGCCCAACACCGCGGTGAAGCAGGTGATCGTCGGCAGCATGGGCGACCTGCTCGGCTTCAAGGGCGTAATCGTCAATCTGGTGATACGCCGGGTGAAGAAGATGGTGCCGGCCTGGTCGATCCCGGGCGCGGTCTCGTTCAACGACGCGCTGTCGGCCGGTCGCGGCATGAAGCTCACCAAGCCCACGCTGACGCGCCAGGACGTCGCCTTCCTGCAATATACCGGCGGCACCACGGGCGTGTCCAAGGGCGCCACGCTGATCCACCAGAACGTGCTCGCCAACGTGCTGCAGAACGACGCCTGGCTGCAGCCGGCGCTGAAGAAGCCGCCGCATGTCGACAATATGATCATCGTCTGCGCGCTGCCGCTTTATCACATCTTCGCACTGACCGCGTGTTACCTGCTTGGCGTGCGAACTGGCGGAACCAATCTGCTGATCCCGAACCCGCGCGACATGGCCGGCTTCATCAAGGAATTGTCGAAGTACCAGGTCAGCTTCTTTCCGGCGGTCAACACGCTCTACAATGGCTTGCTGAACACGCCCGGCTTCGACAAGCTCGACTTCTCCAAGTTGAAGATCGCCAACGGCGGCGGCATGGCGACGCAAAGGCCGGTCGCGGAAAAATGGCTGAAAGTCACCGGCACCTCGCTGTCGGAAGGCTATGGCCTGTCGGAGACCTCACCGACCCTGACATGCAATCCCGCGACGATCGAAGAGTTCTCCGGGACGATCGGCCTGCCCGTGCCGTCGACATGGCTCTCGATCCGTGACGACGACGGCAATGAACTGCCGATCGGCGAGGCCGGCGAGATCTGCGCCAAGGGTCCGCAGGTGATGTCGGGTTACTGGAACAGGCCGGACGAGACCGCGCGCGTGATGACCGCGGACGGCTATTTCCGCACCGGCGACATCGGCGTGATGGACGAGCGGGGATACACCAAGATCGTCGATCGCAAGAAGGATATGATCCTGGTCTCGGGCTTCAACGTCTATCCCAACGAGATCGAGGAAGTGCTCGCGAGCCATCCGGGCGTGCTCGAGTGCGCCGTGATCGGCGTGCCCGACGCGAAGTCCGGCGAGGCGGTGAAGGCCTTCGTGGTCAAGAAGGACCCGAACATTACCGCCGAGGACATCATCAAGTTCAGCGCCACCCAGCTCACCGCCTACAAGGTGCCGAAGCAGATCGAGTTCAGGACCGATTTGCCGAAGACCAATGTCGGCAAGATCCTGCGCCGCGAGCTGCGCGACGAGAAGAAGGCTGCGGCGTAA
- a CDS encoding thioesterase family protein, whose product MEPIFRVDGDRVVTSPDAAGPWDPRMQHGSAPAALVVWAAEAIPTPVPMRIARVTIDLMRPVPVAPLTVESEILRDGRKIQLCGVRLFADGVLVVSASVLKIKHQAAELPPEIADLPVDLPGPDQCSAEPGDISSPFVRCISMRAARGRFGQIGPGAIWFRVDQPLIAGAAVSQAMRAVVASDFSNGTSPALDFNQWTFINADLTVSLAREPLGDWILLDGESWIGADGAGLAMSRLADQRGYFGRAVQSLVIERR is encoded by the coding sequence ATGGAGCCGATCTTTCGCGTTGACGGCGACCGCGTCGTCACCAGTCCCGATGCCGCGGGTCCATGGGATCCGCGGATGCAGCACGGCTCTGCGCCGGCGGCACTCGTGGTGTGGGCTGCCGAAGCCATCCCCACGCCGGTGCCGATGCGGATCGCGCGCGTCACGATCGACCTGATGCGTCCGGTGCCGGTGGCGCCGCTGACGGTTGAGAGCGAGATCCTGCGCGACGGCCGCAAGATCCAGCTCTGCGGCGTCAGGCTCTTCGCCGACGGCGTTCTCGTCGTCTCGGCCAGCGTGCTGAAGATCAAGCATCAGGCGGCCGAGCTGCCGCCCGAGATTGCCGATCTCCCGGTCGATCTTCCGGGGCCCGATCAATGCTCGGCCGAGCCGGGCGACATCAGCAGCCCGTTCGTCAGATGTATCTCGATGCGCGCCGCGCGCGGCCGTTTCGGCCAGATCGGGCCGGGCGCGATCTGGTTCCGCGTCGACCAGCCGCTGATCGCGGGCGCCGCCGTCTCGCAGGCGATGCGCGCGGTGGTCGCCTCGGATTTCTCCAACGGCACCTCGCCGGCGCTCGATTTCAACCAATGGACCTTCATCAACGCCGACCTCACCGTGAGCCTGGCGCGCGAGCCGCTCGGCGACTGGATCCTGCTCGACGGCGAATCCTGGATCGGGGCTGACGGCGCCGGCCTTGCGATGTCGCGGCTCGCCGACCAGCGCGGCTATTTCGGCCGGGCGGTCCAGAGCCTGGTGATCGAGCGGCGCTAA
- a CDS encoding ABC transporter substrate-binding protein, with product MQVTRTIVLRWILAAAIGLAGGAWPAVTPLRASDQPQSLAIQFTLDRPLDAAAAPFVMAQTGGLFSAEALAVGTNVATSSADAIARVADGSSDFALVDINALIRFRDKPGAAPVKAVLVLFNQAPYAIIARKSRGIKTLADMEGKNLGVAEGDLSIRLWPAVAKQNGIKLSSVKQNTISAAVREPMLSAGQVDAVTGFSYLSAINLRDRGVPADDLAVLRFADYGCEAYGFAVIVSPRLAAAKPDAVKGFVRAVIGGTNLAIKDPGRAAGEVASRMDGGSRDLELERLRAIIRDNILTGEVKRDGIGGIEAERFERSIDQLAEDFKFQKRPHVADIFDDQFLPPIDGRLVN from the coding sequence ATGCAGGTAACTCGGACCATCGTTCTCCGCTGGATATTGGCCGCTGCGATCGGCCTCGCGGGCGGCGCGTGGCCGGCTGTCACCCCGCTCCGCGCCAGCGACCAGCCGCAGTCGCTCGCCATCCAGTTCACGCTCGACCGTCCGCTTGATGCCGCCGCCGCGCCGTTCGTGATGGCACAGACCGGCGGCCTGTTCAGCGCCGAGGCACTTGCGGTCGGCACCAACGTCGCCACCAGCTCGGCGGACGCGATCGCACGGGTCGCCGACGGCTCGAGCGATTTCGCACTCGTCGACATCAACGCGCTGATCCGCTTTCGCGACAAGCCTGGCGCTGCGCCCGTCAAGGCGGTGCTCGTGCTGTTCAACCAGGCGCCCTACGCGATCATTGCCCGCAAGAGCCGCGGCATCAAGACGCTGGCGGATATGGAAGGCAAGAACCTCGGCGTCGCCGAAGGCGACCTCTCGATCCGGTTGTGGCCCGCTGTCGCCAAGCAGAACGGCATCAAGCTCTCGAGCGTGAAACAGAACACGATCAGCGCCGCGGTGCGCGAGCCGATGCTGTCCGCCGGACAGGTCGATGCCGTCACCGGCTTCTCCTATCTCTCGGCAATCAATTTGCGGGATCGCGGCGTGCCGGCCGACGATCTCGCGGTGCTGCGCTTCGCCGACTATGGCTGCGAGGCCTATGGCTTTGCCGTCATCGTCAGCCCGCGCCTTGCCGCGGCGAAGCCGGATGCGGTGAAAGGGTTCGTGCGCGCGGTGATCGGCGGCACCAACCTCGCCATCAAGGACCCGGGGCGCGCCGCCGGCGAGGTGGCGAGCCGGATGGATGGCGGTTCGCGCGATCTCGAGCTCGAGCGGCTGCGCGCCATCATCCGCGACAACATCCTGACCGGCGAAGTGAAGCGCGACGGCATCGGCGGCATCGAGGCGGAGCGCTTCGAGCGGTCGATCGACCAGCTCGCGGAGGATTTCAAATTCCAGAAGCGGCCGCACGTAGCCGACATCTTCGACGACCAGTTCCTGCCGCCGATCGACGGCCGGCTGGTGAATTGA
- a CDS encoding YqaA family protein: MLKRIYDWCVEAADKPYALWILAAVSFAESSFFPIPPDIMLLPMSLARPKRAWWFATVCTVASVAGGVLGYAIGALLYDSLGQWLIHLYGLSDKVDAFRASYAEWGAVIILLKGLTPIPYKLVTITSGFAGYNIWLFVLCSIVARGGRFFFVAVLLNRYGDVIRAELEKRLGLWVAIGAIVLVLGFVVAFKLI; this comes from the coding sequence ATGTTGAAACGGATTTACGACTGGTGCGTCGAGGCGGCCGACAAGCCCTACGCACTCTGGATTCTCGCGGCCGTCTCGTTCGCTGAGAGCTCCTTCTTCCCGATCCCTCCCGACATCATGCTGCTGCCGATGTCGTTGGCGCGGCCGAAGCGGGCGTGGTGGTTTGCGACGGTCTGTACGGTTGCGTCTGTCGCCGGCGGCGTGCTCGGCTACGCGATCGGCGCGCTGCTCTACGACTCGCTCGGGCAGTGGCTGATCCATCTCTACGGCCTGTCCGACAAGGTCGACGCGTTCCGCGCCTCCTATGCCGAATGGGGCGCCGTGATCATCCTGCTGAAGGGGCTGACGCCGATCCCCTACAAGCTCGTGACCATCACCTCGGGCTTTGCCGGCTACAACATCTGGCTGTTCGTCCTGTGCTCGATCGTCGCGCGCGGCGGCCGCTTCTTCTTCGTTGCGGTGCTGCTCAACCGCTATGGCGATGTCATCCGCGCGGAGCTCGAGAAGCGGCTCGGCCTGTGGGTTGCGATCGGCGCGATCGTGCTGGTGCTGGGCTTTGTTGTCGCATTCAAGCTGATCTAA